In Leptolyngbya sp. SIO1E4, one DNA window encodes the following:
- the priA gene encoding primosomal protein N' codes for MYEVLITTESARWVEALVDCSGAQGLYTYQLPPGLSVAVGDILSVPFGAQQVGAIAIRLLAIPPSTITVDQIRPVASVVSRGMFSAAYWHLLEKVATYYQTPLMQVIRAALPPGLLGRSQRRVRLCPEAIPPQALEQLPAAAACVLTQLQQSANGDYTWQYLRRQCHGAGRGIHTLIQRQWAESYLALPNPPRPKRRQAVTVVGGLPTEAAKLTARQREVLALLQRQGGDMWLQAALQYCQTTSGTLRSLAEKGYVTIEAREILRRPPKFALDADAPKTLTSHQQDALAIIQGLSDYGLCLLHGVTGSGKTEVYLQAIAPRLAAGQSALVLVPEIGLTPQLTDRFQQRFGDRICVYHSGLSEGERYDAWRRMLQGQPMVTIGTRSAVFAPLPRLGIVILDEEHDGSFKQDQPAPCYHARTVAQWRAELESCPLVLGSATPSLESWMTVQPLPENSLMEAAIEGVPDKSVPVDEHSHPVKHYLALPERIHQRPPPPISIIDMRQELAAGNRSIISRPLQSALKAMGAKGEQGILFIQRRGHSSFVSCRACGHVMMCPHCDVSLSYHQPHSQAASLLRCHYCGFTQPQPPACPACGSSYLKHFGSGTQRVEQALKREFPDLRCLRFDSDTTRAKGAHRALLSRFAAGEADVLVGTQMLTKGIDLPQVTVVGIIAADGLLYMADYRASERAFQILTQVAGRAGRGDQPGRVILQTYTPDHPVIEAVQKQDIQAFLNTEIEQRAALNYPPLGRLVLLRITSPNLQAVEQTAQEVAANLTPHLSQHWSILGPAPAPILRVARRYRWQLLLKGAIAAPLPDLTACAKQCLPQVNLTIDIDPLNLM; via the coding sequence TTGTACGAGGTTCTCATTACGACTGAGTCAGCAAGATGGGTCGAAGCACTGGTTGACTGTTCAGGGGCACAAGGGCTCTACACCTATCAGTTGCCGCCGGGGCTTTCGGTAGCGGTGGGAGATATTTTGAGTGTGCCGTTTGGGGCGCAACAGGTTGGTGCGATCGCGATTCGGCTGTTAGCAATTCCGCCCTCAACAATCACGGTTGATCAAATTCGTCCCGTGGCTTCAGTGGTGAGTCGGGGCATGTTTTCAGCTGCCTATTGGCACCTCTTAGAAAAGGTCGCGACTTATTATCAGACCCCGTTAATGCAGGTCATCCGTGCGGCTTTGCCGCCAGGGTTGCTAGGTCGATCTCAGCGGCGGGTACGTCTGTGTCCTGAGGCAATTCCTCCTCAAGCTCTAGAACAGTTACCCGCCGCCGCCGCTTGTGTGCTCACCCAACTGCAGCAGTCTGCTAACGGTGACTATACCTGGCAGTATCTACGGCGGCAGTGTCATGGCGCAGGGCGCGGCATTCACACCTTGATTCAGCGACAATGGGCAGAGAGCTATCTGGCTTTACCAAACCCACCTCGCCCCAAGCGACGACAGGCCGTCACGGTTGTGGGGGGTCTACCGACAGAGGCGGCGAAGTTAACGGCTCGCCAACGGGAAGTCTTGGCGCTCCTGCAGCGACAAGGGGGGGATATGTGGCTGCAGGCGGCGCTGCAATATTGCCAAACCACGTCTGGCACGCTGCGATCGCTGGCTGAAAAAGGATATGTGACTATCGAAGCCCGAGAAATTCTGCGGCGCCCCCCAAAGTTCGCCCTTGATGCCGATGCTCCGAAAACGCTCACGTCCCATCAGCAAGACGCGTTAGCGATTATCCAGGGTCTATCTGACTATGGCCTGTGTTTGCTCCATGGCGTGACTGGTTCTGGCAAGACTGAAGTGTATTTGCAGGCCATTGCCCCCAGGTTAGCGGCAGGGCAATCAGCCTTGGTATTAGTGCCTGAGATTGGATTAACGCCTCAGCTAACGGATCGCTTTCAGCAACGGTTTGGCGATCGCATCTGCGTCTATCACAGTGGCCTGTCTGAAGGGGAACGCTACGATGCCTGGCGACGCATGTTGCAGGGCCAGCCCATGGTCACTATCGGCACCCGTTCAGCCGTATTTGCGCCGCTACCTCGCCTCGGCATTGTGATCTTAGATGAAGAGCATGACGGTAGCTTCAAGCAAGACCAGCCTGCCCCTTGTTATCACGCACGCACGGTAGCTCAGTGGCGAGCGGAGTTAGAATCTTGCCCCCTGGTATTGGGGTCGGCAACCCCCTCCCTAGAAAGTTGGATGACGGTTCAACCCTTGCCAGAAAACAGCCTCATGGAGGCTGCCATAGAGGGTGTGCCAGACAAAAGTGTGCCAGTGGACGAGCACTCGCACCCCGTGAAACACTACCTGGCCCTGCCAGAGAGGATTCATCAGCGACCGCCGCCGCCGATCAGTATTATCGACATGCGCCAAGAGCTGGCAGCTGGCAATCGCTCTATTATTAGCCGCCCCTTGCAATCTGCGCTAAAAGCCATGGGTGCTAAGGGTGAGCAAGGGATTCTTTTTATTCAGCGCCGGGGTCACAGTAGCTTTGTCTCTTGCCGTGCCTGTGGCCATGTGATGATGTGTCCCCATTGCGATGTCTCGCTTTCTTATCATCAGCCCCATAGCCAGGCTGCCTCGCTGCTGCGCTGTCACTACTGCGGCTTTACCCAACCACAGCCCCCGGCCTGCCCAGCCTGTGGGTCGTCTTATCTCAAGCATTTTGGCAGTGGCACCCAACGAGTTGAGCAAGCTTTAAAGCGAGAATTCCCTGATCTGCGCTGCTTGCGATTTGATAGTGATACAACCCGAGCCAAAGGCGCCCATCGTGCCTTGCTGAGTCGGTTTGCCGCAGGCGAGGCAGATGTATTGGTTGGCACTCAGATGCTGACAAAGGGTATCGATTTACCCCAAGTGACGGTCGTCGGTATCATTGCCGCGGATGGGCTGCTCTACATGGCAGACTATCGGGCGAGTGAACGAGCCTTCCAGATTTTGACCCAAGTGGCGGGGCGGGCAGGTCGCGGTGATCAGCCCGGTCGCGTCATTTTGCAAACATACACGCCCGATCACCCCGTGATTGAAGCGGTCCAGAAACAGGATATCCAAGCTTTTTTAAATACAGAAATAGAACAGCGAGCGGCCTTGAACTATCCGCCATTAGGCCGCCTGGTGCTATTACGAATTACCAGCCCCAATCTTCAAGCTGTAGAGCAGACTGCCCAGGAGGTAGCCGCAAACTTAACGCCTCACCTATCCCAACATTGGTCCATATTAGGCCCCGCACCGGCTCCCATTTTGCGAGTAGCGCGTCGCTATCGGTGGCAGCTGCTGCTGAAGGGGGCGATCGCGGCTCCTCTGCCTGACCTCACCGCATGCGCTAAGCAGTGTCTGCCCCAAGTCAATCTAACAATTGATATTGATCCCCTGAACTTGATGTAA
- a CDS encoding TPM domain-containing protein has translation MLKRFLHSFLGSLLIVVAILLSLTVADPAQATGVYQMPPLSESTWIVDDAGILSRVNEGKIMSQLRTLAEDTGNEVRIVTIHRLDYGETPGSFANALLEKWFPDPEEQANQTILVLDDVTNGAALKVGDAAATLLTTDITKSVADETIGIPLRQASKYNQAILDASDRLVAVLSGEADPGPPEETTSYEIESTFASAEETDENRSNATVIVVGFLIAATVIPMATYYFYQAMGG, from the coding sequence ATGTTGAAGCGTTTCCTTCACTCATTCTTAGGCTCTTTGCTGATTGTTGTAGCAATCTTGCTTAGCCTCACTGTTGCTGACCCAGCCCAGGCAACGGGTGTTTATCAAATGCCGCCCCTTTCAGAGAGCACATGGATCGTGGATGACGCGGGTATCCTCAGCCGCGTCAATGAGGGCAAAATCATGTCTCAGCTTAGAACCCTAGCAGAGGATACCGGCAATGAAGTCCGCATCGTCACCATCCACCGATTGGATTATGGCGAAACTCCTGGCAGTTTTGCCAACGCCCTCTTAGAGAAGTGGTTTCCAGACCCTGAGGAGCAGGCTAATCAAACGATTCTTGTTTTAGATGACGTCACGAACGGAGCCGCACTCAAAGTTGGAGATGCCGCGGCAACGTTGCTAACAACAGACATCACAAAAAGTGTCGCTGATGAAACCATTGGCATCCCTCTGCGGCAAGCGAGCAAGTATAACCAGGCAATCTTAGACGCGAGCGATCGCCTCGTGGCAGTCCTGTCTGGGGAAGCTGATCCAGGCCCTCCTGAAGAGACGACCTCCTATGAAATTGAAAGTACCTTCGCCTCTGCGGAAGAGACGGACGAGAATCGCAGCAATGCAACCGTAATCGTAGTGGGCTTCCTGATTGCAGCGACCGTGATTCCCATGGCAACCTATTACTTCTACCAGGCAATGGGCGGATAG
- a CDS encoding DUF4346 domain-containing protein translates to MTQPTLPRRLTTPELTELDDQLSKRFIELDSGGYFLIYLDSAQGLICAKHFSNIINDKGLACDPETGEPLPCEGGVQRQHTHVYTGRTAKELCIAIFESDESPCPITRLDHAAYLGREFVRAEIALISQQEYVQD, encoded by the coding sequence ATGACGCAGCCAACGCTCCCCCGACGTTTGACCACACCAGAACTCACAGAACTCGATGATCAACTCTCGAAGCGATTCATTGAATTAGATTCAGGCGGTTATTTTCTGATCTATCTAGACTCAGCGCAGGGGCTTATCTGTGCCAAACATTTCAGCAACATCATCAACGACAAAGGGTTAGCGTGTGATCCGGAAACGGGTGAGCCTTTACCTTGTGAGGGGGGTGTTCAGCGACAGCATACCCATGTGTATACGGGGCGCACTGCTAAAGAACTGTGCATCGCCATCTTTGAATCCGATGAGTCGCCCTGCCCTATCACTCGACTGGATCATGCCGCTTATTTAGGACGCGAGTTTGTCCGGGCAGAAATTGCCCTGATTTCCCAACAAGAATACGTTCAGGATTAG
- a CDS encoding N-acetyltransferase produces MVQQLKPQYTVAWFRQIHEIPQSAWDAMALPLKTPFLEWTWLHNMERSGSAVANAGWLPNHLTVWRDRTLVGAAPLYLKGHSYGEFVFDHQWADLANRLGVDYYPKLLGMSPFTPAEGYRFLTAPGEDEALLTEVMVAAIDQFCDLNQISGCHFLYVDPDWRPLVEQFGFTQWLHHSYIWQNEGYQSFEDYLARFNANQRRNIKRERKSLEKMSLRLEPITAEDIHRSLCTQMYHFYSDTCDKFGWWGSKYLTRKFFEHLCPDYRDRVVFFAAYSEDADQPVGMSFCLRKGDLLYGRYWGCREEYNHLHFNACYYRPIEWAIENGIHSFDPGAGGRHKKRRGFPARPNHSLHRFYAPRLQKILTNHIDEINHLEQQEIAAINADLPLKDIN; encoded by the coding sequence ATGGTTCAACAACTCAAGCCACAGTATACGGTTGCTTGGTTTCGCCAAATTCACGAAATTCCTCAATCAGCCTGGGATGCGATGGCTTTGCCCTTAAAGACCCCGTTTTTGGAATGGACGTGGTTACACAATATGGAGCGTTCAGGGAGCGCGGTTGCCAATGCAGGCTGGCTGCCCAATCACCTTACCGTCTGGCGCGATCGCACTCTGGTAGGCGCCGCACCGCTATATCTCAAGGGTCACAGTTATGGCGAATTCGTCTTTGATCACCAGTGGGCTGACTTAGCGAATCGTCTGGGAGTTGACTACTATCCCAAATTGTTGGGGATGTCACCCTTTACACCGGCTGAGGGTTATCGGTTTCTAACGGCTCCTGGTGAAGACGAAGCTTTGCTGACTGAGGTGATGGTCGCTGCGATTGATCAATTCTGCGATCTCAACCAAATTTCCGGCTGCCATTTCCTCTATGTTGATCCAGATTGGCGCCCGCTAGTAGAGCAATTCGGCTTTACCCAGTGGCTGCATCATAGCTATATCTGGCAAAACGAGGGCTATCAGAGCTTTGAAGATTATCTGGCCCGCTTTAATGCCAATCAACGGCGCAACATTAAGCGCGAGCGGAAATCGCTCGAAAAAATGAGCTTGCGGCTAGAGCCCATTACCGCTGAAGATATCCATCGCTCTTTATGTACTCAGATGTATCACTTTTACAGCGATACCTGTGACAAGTTTGGCTGGTGGGGGAGTAAGTATCTGACCCGCAAGTTTTTTGAACACCTCTGTCCCGATTATCGCGATCGCGTTGTCTTTTTTGCTGCCTACAGCGAAGATGCGGATCAGCCAGTCGGCATGTCCTTTTGTCTCCGGAAGGGCGATCTCCTTTATGGCCGCTACTGGGGCTGCCGCGAAGAATACAACCACTTACATTTCAACGCTTGCTACTATCGACCGATTGAATGGGCCATTGAAAATGGGATTCACTCTTTTGATCCGGGGGCGGGGGGACGTCACAAAAAACGTCGAGGCTTTCCTGCTCGCCCTAATCACAGTTTGCATCGCTTCTATGCGCCTCGACTGCAGAAAATTTTGACGAACCATATCGATGAAATCAATCATCTGGAACAGCAAGAAATCGCTGCTATCAATGCAGATCTGCCGTTAAAAGACATCAATTAG
- a CDS encoding RibD family protein: MPLSRVYVTVVLAMSADGKIADRDAAPARFSSSEDLARLETEIAKADAVLFGAGTLRAYGTCLPIRQPDLITQRQTHQKPTQPIQIVCSRSGRLDPNLRFFQQAVPRWLCTTAQGAKRWEQASAFDRILQIPSGSLDWTTILQSFFHLGIQRLAVLGGGNLVGDLVHQHLIDELHLTVCPLLLGGRTAPTPADGVGLTADVAPWLQLIQAKTFGNEVFLHYRRCHRPRD; encoded by the coding sequence ATGCCTTTATCTCGTGTTTATGTCACCGTTGTACTCGCCATGAGTGCAGATGGGAAGATTGCTGACCGCGACGCTGCCCCAGCCAGATTTTCTTCATCTGAGGATCTCGCACGCCTCGAAACTGAAATTGCTAAGGCTGATGCTGTCTTATTTGGGGCAGGCACCCTGCGAGCCTATGGCACATGTCTGCCGATTCGTCAGCCTGATCTGATTACTCAACGACAAACCCACCAAAAACCGACTCAACCTATCCAAATTGTTTGCTCTCGCAGTGGACGGTTAGATCCTAACTTACGCTTTTTTCAACAGGCTGTGCCTCGCTGGCTATGTACCACTGCCCAAGGTGCTAAACGCTGGGAACAAGCCTCTGCTTTTGATCGCATTTTACAGATACCGTCTGGCTCTTTAGACTGGACGACTATTCTGCAATCGTTTTTCCATTTAGGGATCCAGCGACTAGCCGTCTTAGGCGGAGGCAACCTGGTCGGTGATCTGGTTCACCAACATCTTATTGATGAACTCCACCTGACGGTGTGCCCTCTGTTGTTGGGGGGGCGAACAGCTCCCACCCCAGCTGATGGCGTTGGTCTAACCGCTGATGTGGCCCCTTGGCTGCAATTGATACAGGCCAAAACTTTCGGCAATGAGGTGTTTTTGCATTATCGTCGCTGTCATCGCCCGAGGGATTGA
- a CDS encoding sensor histidine kinase, translating to MPNPLPRSFRRLLIFRLLLLGIPILLIGQYVTLRKARTGLLETARQNLTSSAARKSDFLRQSGDLLANQVRTIAQTYELQGDDLAAIESTLTDFTTQTSLSATCVHLIDEQAGETVLSSCDTPLSLPDAPFPWAPTAEDNEVDFSLVDISSRTTTAATEIPPNRYAQIDVTWAAPIYAPDQSLKYTVLLQAKLSHLENISARSLVGHVVVVNEAGIVMVHPDSTLEGLSIEELGDPNRLQSIVRNAQAGRQATLHLFNFLPNYPEWLAGYSQLELEVAPGQFQQWTVLAVTPLEHALQGLSDLRTVLLLFTLGLLTAQVLLVLYLAQRLSRPVEHLCQYAQETQDLSHLKEVPQNFQVWEFNHLARVFNGMMKRLEQRANELQHAWQDAQIANQLKSEFLANTSHELRTPLNAIIGCIRLIKDGCCDSEEEAQEFLETADQAAIHLLGIINDILDIAKIESGTLEINPTAIDVRQVVEEVADLQNLQIQQKGLVLRCSQSETPLWVMADPAKLKQVVLNIVYNAVKFTDTGEIVIDAALEVEGERNPAIPWPPEIELPTPFPRVVVSVSDTGIGIAQSQQGNLFQPFVMADGSTTRQHEGTGLGLAISRNLMTLMRGSIALHSAGLDCGTQVVFALPLIDPHDTFSEELKQTIETSAEPSHDQALESEKVSTHQESSSKAAI from the coding sequence ATGCCAAACCCTCTTCCCCGCTCATTTCGTCGTCTTCTCATTTTCCGTTTGCTATTGCTGGGCATTCCAATTCTGTTGATTGGCCAGTACGTTACTCTGCGCAAAGCACGTACCGGCTTGTTAGAGACTGCTCGCCAAAATTTAACCAGCAGTGCTGCGCGCAAATCGGATTTCTTAAGGCAAAGCGGAGATTTGCTGGCAAATCAGGTGCGTACTATTGCGCAGACTTACGAGCTACAAGGGGATGACTTAGCTGCGATTGAGTCTACCTTGACAGATTTCACCACTCAAACATCGCTCTCTGCAACCTGTGTTCACCTGATTGACGAACAGGCTGGTGAAACTGTTCTCTCATCCTGCGATACACCCCTCTCTTTGCCAGACGCCCCGTTTCCCTGGGCACCGACTGCCGAAGACAACGAGGTTGATTTCTCCTTGGTGGACATTTCATCCCGCACAACGACAGCGGCTACGGAGATCCCGCCTAATCGCTATGCTCAAATCGATGTGACTTGGGCAGCACCCATATATGCACCTGATCAATCTCTGAAATACACGGTGCTCTTACAAGCCAAGCTCAGCCACCTAGAAAATATCAGTGCGCGATCGCTGGTGGGTCATGTCGTAGTTGTGAATGAAGCCGGGATTGTGATGGTGCATCCCGACTCCACCCTTGAAGGGCTTTCTATTGAGGAGTTGGGAGATCCCAATCGTTTGCAAAGCATTGTGCGTAATGCTCAAGCCGGTCGGCAAGCAACCTTACATCTCTTCAATTTCCTGCCCAACTATCCCGAGTGGCTCGCGGGTTACTCTCAGTTGGAACTAGAGGTAGCGCCAGGCCAGTTTCAACAATGGACAGTGTTAGCGGTAACGCCCCTAGAGCATGCATTACAGGGGTTATCGGATCTCCGCACCGTGCTTCTTTTATTTACGCTGGGCCTACTGACAGCTCAGGTATTGCTAGTTCTGTATCTGGCTCAGCGTCTTTCCCGGCCCGTTGAGCACCTTTGCCAATATGCTCAAGAAACTCAAGATTTATCGCACCTCAAAGAAGTCCCTCAAAACTTTCAGGTATGGGAATTTAACCATTTAGCCAGAGTGTTTAATGGGATGATGAAGCGGCTGGAGCAACGCGCCAACGAATTACAGCATGCATGGCAAGATGCTCAAATTGCCAATCAGCTCAAGAGCGAATTTTTAGCCAATACCTCTCATGAACTGAGAACACCGCTCAACGCCATTATTGGTTGCATCCGCTTAATCAAGGATGGCTGCTGCGATAGTGAAGAAGAAGCCCAAGAGTTTCTGGAAACCGCTGATCAAGCTGCCATTCATTTGTTAGGCATTATCAATGACATTTTGGACATTGCCAAAATTGAGTCTGGCACATTAGAGATTAATCCGACGGCTATAGATGTCCGGCAAGTGGTTGAAGAAGTTGCTGATTTACAAAACTTACAGATTCAGCAGAAAGGCTTAGTCCTCCGTTGCTCACAATCCGAGACGCCCCTTTGGGTGATGGCTGACCCCGCGAAGCTCAAGCAAGTGGTCTTAAACATTGTTTATAACGCTGTCAAGTTCACAGATACGGGTGAAATCGTTATTGATGCAGCGTTAGAAGTAGAGGGTGAGCGTAACCCTGCAATTCCCTGGCCCCCTGAAATTGAACTGCCAACGCCTTTCCCAAGAGTGGTTGTCAGCGTTTCGGATACTGGCATCGGCATCGCGCAATCCCAACAGGGAAACCTATTTCAGCCTTTTGTTATGGCAGATGGTTCAACGACCCGACAACATGAAGGCACGGGACTCGGATTAGCGATCTCTCGTAATTTGATGACTTTGATGAGAGGCAGTATTGCCCTTCACAGTGCAGGTCTTGACTGTGGCACTCAGGTTGTGTTTGCCTTGCCTTTAATCGATCCCCATGACACCTTTTCAGAGGAACTGAAGCAAACGATAGAAACCTCTGCAGAGCCTTCCCATGACCAAGCTCTAGAATCTGAGAAAGTGTCTACACACCAGGAATCTAGTTCAAAAGCAGCCATCTAA
- the tsf gene encoding translation elongation factor Ts, producing MADISAKLVKELREKTGAGMMDCKKALKENDGDMEKAIEWLRQKGIASAAKKEGRIAAEGLVHSYIHTGGRVGVLVEINCETDFVARREEFRTLAQDVAMQITACPNVEYVKVSDIPDEIIQREKEIEMGRDDLANKPENIREKIVQGRIDKRLKELSLLDQPFIKDQNITLEELVTRAVAQMGENIQIRRFTRFVLGEGIEKEESDFAAEVAAQAGLK from the coding sequence ATGGCTGACATTTCGGCAAAACTGGTTAAAGAATTACGTGAAAAAACCGGCGCCGGCATGATGGATTGCAAGAAAGCGCTGAAAGAAAACGATGGTGACATGGAAAAAGCCATCGAGTGGTTGCGTCAAAAAGGAATTGCATCTGCAGCCAAAAAAGAAGGGCGAATCGCTGCTGAAGGGCTAGTACATAGTTATATCCATACCGGTGGACGAGTTGGTGTCCTTGTGGAAATCAACTGCGAAACTGACTTCGTTGCCCGGCGAGAAGAGTTTAGAACGCTTGCTCAAGATGTGGCCATGCAAATTACGGCTTGCCCTAATGTCGAATATGTCAAGGTTTCGGATATTCCTGATGAGATAATTCAGCGGGAAAAAGAAATCGAGATGGGCCGGGATGATCTCGCAAATAAGCCTGAAAACATTCGTGAAAAGATTGTGCAAGGGCGGATTGATAAGCGCCTGAAAGAGCTATCTCTGCTGGATCAACCCTTCATTAAGGATCAAAATATCACCTTAGAAGAGTTAGTCACGCGTGCAGTGGCTCAGATGGGCGAAAACATTCAAATTCGTCGATTTACCCGATTTGTACTGGGAGAAGGTATTGAGAAGGAAGAATCTGACTTTGCTGCAGAGGTCGCTGCTCAAGCTGGCTTGAAGTAG